The Scyliorhinus canicula chromosome 20, sScyCan1.1, whole genome shotgun sequence genome has a window encoding:
- the LOC119955041 gene encoding hemagglutinin/amebocyte aggregation factor-like isoform X4: MRTLGLLLIIIAGIHGGPPARTPSKIRDPARTPNKIRRPHNRWVNEYDDKLLFTCPTLTTIGLISSQHHSYYEDRLWDFKCKATFSELPTCAWTNYVNNMDEEFVFTCPFGSIITGVEACHSNYYEDRRWKFSCCRVPNTCNKDCFWTDYLNLFDDYFSWKVPDSAYLVGVSSYHNDYREDRRWKYQYCTQQKC, translated from the exons ATGAGGACACTTGGTCTTCTTCTTATTATCATTGCTGGAATCCATGGAGGGCCTCCAG CAAGAACACCCAGTAAGATCCGAGATCCTG CAAGAACACCCAATAAGATCCGACGTCCTC ATAATCGTTGGGTGAATGAGTATGATGACAAGCTGCTTTTTACCTGTCCCACATTGACTACAATTGGCTTAATTAGCAG TCAACATCACAGTTACTATGAGGATCGCTTGTGGGATTTCAAATGTAAGGCAACATTCAGCGAATTGCCAACTTGTGCATGGACTAACTACGTGAACAACATGGATGAGGAGTTTGTTTTCACCTGCCCATTTGGCTCCATTATTACTGGTGTTGAGGCTTGTCACAGCAACTATTATGAGGACAGAAG GTGGAAATTTTCCTGTTGCCGTGTGCCAAACACCTGCAATAAAGACTGCTTCTGGACAGACTATCTCAATCTCTTTGATGACTACTTCAGTTGGAAGGTTCCTGACTCTGCATACCTTGTGGGGGTTTCCAGTTACCATAACGACTATCGCGA